The Halomicrobium zhouii region CCATCGACTCGCTCCTCGGCGACGTCGACGTCGTCGTCACCAGCGGCGGGACGGGGCTGACGCCCGACGACGTGACGGTGGAGGCTCTCCGCCCGCTGCTGGAGAAGGAACTCCCCGGCGTCGGCGAGTACTTCCGGCGGCTGAGCCACGAGCAGGTCGGGACGATGGCGATGCTCTCGCGAGCGACCGCGGGGGTCGCCGACGGGACGGCCGTCTACGCCTTCCCGGGGAACCCCGACGCCGTCGAACTCGGCGTCGAGAAAGTACTGTTGCCCGAAATCGACCACGTCCTGGGGCTGGCCCGACGATGACGGCCGTCGGCGAGCGGACGGCGGTCGACGACGCGCGGGCGGCGCTCCTCGACCTGATCACGCCCGTCGAGGAGACCGAATCCCTCCCCGTCGCCGAAGCCGACGACCGGATCATCGCGACCGACATCGACGCCCCGCGAGCCGTCCCGCACTACGACCGCGCCGCGATGGACGGCTTCGCCGTGCGAGCGACGGACGTCGTCGACGCCGGCGAGCGCGCGCCCGTCAGGCTCGCACTCGCCGAGTGCGATGACGAGGAGGGCGACAACGAGGGCGACGAGGCCGGCGGCCCAGGGCAGGCGGTCTCTGTCGACACCGGTGAGGCGATGCCGGCCGGCGCCGACGCAGTCGTGATGGTCGAACGGACCGAGCTGGTCGACGGCGAAGTGCTCGTCTTCGAGGCGGTCGCGCCCGGCGAGAACGTGGGGGCCGAGGGCGAGGACGTCGAAGCCGGCGCGCGACTCTTCGACGTCGGCCATCGGCTCGCACCGGCCGACCTCGGACTCCTCCAGGTGGTCGGTCTCGACGCCGTCGACGTCTTTCGACGGCCCAGGGTCGTCCTCATCCCGACCGGCGAGGAACTCGTGAGCGCCGACCCCGACCCGGGTGAGGTCGTCGAGTCGAATAGCCTGACCGTCGGCCGGTACGTCGAGCGCTGGGGCGGCGACACCGAGCGATTCGAGCCCGTCACCGACGACAGCGAGGCGCTCCGGGCGGCCCTGCGCGAGGCGAGCGAGGAGCGCGACGCGGACCTGATCCTCACCCTCGGCGGCACCTCCGCAGGCGAGCGCGACCGGGTGCCCGGTGCGGTCGAGTCCATCGGCTCCGTCGAGGGCCACGGCGTCGCACTCCAGCCGGGCCACCCAGTCGGTTTCGGCACCGCCGGGGAGACGCCGGTCGTCATGCTGCCGGGCTACCCCGTCGGCTGTCTGGTCGCCGCGACGGCGCTGGTCCGGCCCGCCGTCAGTCGGCTGGCCAACCGTCCTCTCGCCGATCTGCCGACCACCGAGGCGACGCTCTCCCGCAAACTCGCCAGCCCCGTCGGCACCAGGACGTACGCCCGCGTCGCCCTCGACGACGGCGTGGCGACGCCGATTCGCGCCCGGGGGTCGGGCGTCCTCTCCAGTGTCACCGAGGCGGACGGCTGGGTCGTCGTCCCCGAGGAGACGGAGGGGTTCCCGGAGGGCCACACCGTCGCCGTCGAGAACTGGAGGGCCGAGCAATGAGCGACCGCACCGAGTTCCTGACGCTGGCCGACCCCGACGCGGTCCGCGAGACTATCGCCCAATTCGACCTGGGCGGCGACACCGAGACCGTCCCGCTCGCCGAGGCGCAGGGGCTCGTCCTCGCCGAACGGGTCGACGCGGACCTGGCCGTACCGGGGTTCGACCGGGCGAGCATGGACGGCTACGCCGTCCGGGCGACCGACACCGTCGGCGCCAGCGAGGCCGCGCCGACGGTCCTCGAGATCGTCGACGAGGTCCACGCCGGCGAGGAACCGGACGCCGACGTCGACCCGATGACCGCCGTCGAGGTGTCGACCGGGGCCGTGATGCCGGCCGGCGCGGACGCGGTCGTGATGGTCGAGCGGACCAGCCGCCGGGAGTCGGACGTCGCGATCAGGACTACCGTCACCCCTGGCGATCACGTCATGCCGGCCGGCGACGACGTCGCGCCGGGCGAGCGGGCGCTCGGGCCTGGAACCGTCGTGACGAACCGGGAGATCGGCCTGCTGGCCGCGCTAGGTCGCGAGACCGTCGCGGTCCGGGACCGACCCCGCGTCGCCGTCGTCTCGACGGGCGACGAACTGGTTTCCCTCGGCGACGACCTCCACCCCGAACGCGGCGAGATATACGACGTCAACGGGCAGTCCATCGCCGCCGCGGTCCGCGACGCCGGCGGCGAACCGGCGGTGTACCCCACCGTTGGCGACGACACCGCCGAAATGAAACGGGTCCTGCGGGAGGCCGCCGCCGACTGCGACCTCGTGACGACCTCCGGCGCCACCAGCGCCGGCGCGGTGGACGTCCTCTCCGAGGTCATCGCGGACGGCGGCGAGCAACTGCACCACGGCGTCGCCATCAAGCCCGGCAAGCCGACGCTGGTCGCCCGCCTTGACGGGGCGCCGTTCGTCGGCCTCCCGGGCTACCCGGTGTCGGCGCTGTCGGTGTTCCGGACGCTCGTGGCGCCCGCCATCCGCGAGGCGGCCGGGCGCCCGCCGCTGGAGCGACCCGAGCGCCGGGCCGAACTCAGCGAGGACGTCCACTACGACGAGGGGCGCCACCGACTCCTCCCCGTCGGGCTGGTCACCGACGGCGCGGGCGGGACGCTCGCCTACCCGGTCGACAAGGGCAGCGGCGCGACGACGACGCTGACGAACGCCGACGGCATCGTGGAGATGGCCGCCGAGACGTCGCTGCTGGAGGCGGGTACGGCCGTCACCGTCGCCCTGTTCGGCACCGACGTCCGCCCGCCGCGCCTGTTCGGCGTCGGCGAGGCCGACCCGGCTCTCTGGGACCTGCTCGACGGCGTTCCCCGGACGCGCTTCCTCGCCGTCGGGTCGGCCGAGGGCGACCGCCGACTCGCCGATGGCGTCCCCGACGTCGCCGTCGTGACGGGGGACGACGAGGGCGCTGCCGGCACGCCACTCGGCGGCTGGACGCGCGAGTGGGGAATCGTCGTCGCACCCGACACGGCGGCGGCCGCGGGAATCGACGGCCTGGCCGCCCTCGTCGACGGCGACTGGCGGTTCGTCAACCAGGGCCGGTCCGGGCTGCGCGACGCGTTCGACGCGGCGCTCGACGACCTGGCCGCCGAACGGGACGCGACGCGCGGTGAACTCGTGAACGCCATCGACGGCGCGCAACGGACGGCGCCCGGCCACGAGGGTCCCGCACGCCGGGTCGCCGCGGGCGACGCGGACGCAGGCCTCGCACTCCGGGCGACGGCCGAGGAACTGGATATGGGGTTCGTCTCACTCGGTCACCAGTCCGTGGAAGTCCGGGTCAACCCGGACCGGGTCGACAAGCCCGGTGTGGCCGACCTCCGGGCGGCGCTGGCCGACGCGCCGGCGACGGTCGGGGACGTTCCCGGCGTCTCCTGGGACGGGTAGCGAGTCTGCGAACGCTGCTCTCCGTCCGGCGCCATGACTGTCTCCAGCCGAACGCAGTCTGGCCGGGAGCGCGTTTTATCGCGCGACCAGGGGAAGGGCAGGGCTGCCGTGTTGTCCTGGAGGAATGAAAGGGCGAGGTGCGGTCGGCGAAGTCCGACCCCGCAAGCACTGGAACGAAGTGAAGGGCGCAGCGGGGTCGCACGAGTCGAGCGCTCCGAGGGCTTTCCTTTGTCGTTTGCAGATCCGTTCCTGGTTTGCGGGCTGGCAGACCGGGATCACGCAGACGCGGCGACTTCACCATCGTTCAGGGCTTCTGCGAGCAACTCGGTCACGCCCACGATCTCCAGTTCGTCCTCGAAGCCGCCGGTCTTGCGGCCGTCCTCGAACATCGTGGTACACATCGGGCAGGCGACGACGAACTTCTCGACCCCGCTTCCGGCCTTCGTATCCTCCACCGCCTCCCGCAACCGCTCTTCACTCGGCTTGCGCTCCTCCTCGACTTCGATCCAGAGACCGCCGCCGCCACCCCCGCAACAGAACGAATCTTTCCGGTTGCGGGGCATCTCCACCCGCTCACACCCCGTCGCGTCCACGAGCTCCCGGGGCGCCTCGAACTCGCCGTTGTAGCGGCCCAGGTGGCAGGGGTCGTGGAAGGTGACGGTGTAGTCCAGAGTCGTCGGCACGTCGAGCGCACCGGTCTCCACCAGGTCCGCCACGACCTGGGTGTAGTGGAAGACGTCGTCCTCGCCCCACTCGCAGGCCTCGAACTCGGGGTACTCGTTCATGAACGTGTTGTAGGCGTGGGGGTCGGTGGTGACGATGCGGTCGAACTCGCAGTCCTGGATGGCGGCGGCGTTGTCCTCGACGAGCATCTCGTAGAGGCCCTCCTCGCCGACGCGGCGGACGTCGTTGCCGGCGTTCTGTTCGTCCTCGTAGAGGATGCCGTAGGAGACGTCTGCAGCCTCGAAGACGCGGGCGAGCGCTTTCGCTATCTCCTGGTTCCGGCCGTCGTAGCTGGGGTAGTCGCCGACGTACCAGAGGAATTTGACGGCCTCCTCGCGGGCGTCGGGGACGTCGAAGTCCAGTTCGTCGGTCCAGTCCGGACGTTTGCGCTCGGGGTCGCCGAAGCTATTCCCGTGCTGGAAGACGTTCATCATGGCGTCCTGGGCGTGTTCGTCCATCTGGCCCGACTCCGTCAGGCGGCGGTTCATCTCCGTGAAGCTGGTGAGGTGTTCGATCTCGACGGGACAGCTGTCCATGCAGGCCATGCAGGCCAGGCAGGACTCCATCGTCTCGCTGTCGACGACGGAGGTGCCACCGTCGGCGATGATGGGCATCTCTCCCGCCTCCCCGGCGTCGCGCTCCTCGCGGTAGCGCTTCAGGTCGAGGATGACGTCCCGTGGGTCAAGCGGCCGGCCGACGTCCTTCGCGGGGCAGGCGTCCGAGCACCGGCCGCACTTGGTGCAGGCGTCCTGGTCGAGCAGCTGTTTCCACGAGAAGTCGTCTATCTCGTTGGGGCCGATCTCCTCCGGGGCGGCGTCGGCGGGCACGCCCGGTAGTCTCACCCCGGCCTTCTCGTCACGGGTGAGGACGTTGGCGAACGACGAGAGCATGTGGAACGGCTTGGCGTAGGGGACCCAGGCGACGAACCACAGCGCCAGCAGCGAGTGGCTCCACCAGACGGCGGGGTACGCCGCCGTCGCGAGTTCCGGCGTGACGCCCGCTCCCTCGAACGCGCGGGCGACGGTCCAGCCGACGAAGCTCACCGTCTCGAAGCTGACGTCCCGCGTCGCCGACGTCCCGAGGATCCGGACGCCCTCGGTGAGGTAGCCGCCGACGCCCAGGAGGAAGAGCGACCAGACCAGCAGGTGATCGGAACTGTCGGTGTGGCGACCCCAGAGCCGGTCCATGTGGACGCCGTAGCGCCGCCAGATGGCGATTCCCAGTCCCACCACGAACAACAGCCCCATCAGGTCCATCACGAATGAATAGGAGAGGTAGAAGTCGCCGACGAAGAACGAGTCGCCGGTCAGCGGCCGGTAGAGGTCCATGTCGATCCCCAGGATAGTGGTCCCGGTGAGCAGCGTCAGAAAGCCCCAGAAGACGAAGGAGTGCCACAGGCCAGCGACCCAGTCGCGGTCGAACTGCTTCTGGTTCGACAAGACGATGCCGGCGGCCGTGACCACCCGGGCAGGGAGGTCGTCGAGTCGCGGGAACGGGTCCTCGCTCGCGCGTGCGTACCGGGAGAATCGCCCGTAGACGCCGACGAGGAAGACGAGGATCGCCACCGCCGAGAGGTAGTAGAAGATCGCTTTCCCGAGCGGGCTGATCTGCCAGAAGGTGGGCCGCGTGGCCGCCTGGAGCGGCAATGTCATGTGATATCACCCATCGTCCTGCCGCTTAAGTCTTGCTGGGCCCCGCCGCAGTCTGTCGGAAACAGAATCGGTGTTCAGAGTTCACGCCCCACTGGCTGCGGTCGTACTGTCCAGCTATCTGCCGCATTCCCGCCCGTTTGGCCCGTTCCCGACAGATACTTACCCGTCCGTCCACCCTTTCACGGTCGATGGACGAGAAGACCGAGGAACTGCGCGACATCTTCGTCGACGTCGCCGGCGAGGAGACCGTCACGGAGTCCCAGGAGGAGTCGCCTGGTTCGCTCACCACCGACGAGGACGGGGTGGACGACCGCATCGCCGCAGTTATCGAACGCATGCGCGACCGGTACGACTTCGACTCCGGGCTCGACGACGAGCGACTCGCCGCCGTCGTTCGCGGGTTCTACGACGGCGACGACGACGCCACTATCGCCGACGACCTGGACGTCGCACCGGAGGACGTCTTCGACGCCAGGCTTGATCTCCACCTCTTCCGCGACGCTGACACCGACGCGCCGTTCGACCTCGCACCGCTCCGCAAGCGGGCCGGAGACGACGTCGCGACGCTGGCCGACGACCTCGACGTCGCGCCCGAGGCGGTCCGTCACTACCGCCGGGTCGTCACCGCCCAGAACGAGGCCCGGCAGGTCAGCCAGCGCTTCCAGGCCGAGTTCGAGGAGGCCCTCGCCGACGCCGGCCTCACGGCGATGACCGACGCGATGCCCGAGAACGGCCTCGACGACACGACCGAGGACATCGGCTCGCTCGAAGAGGACGCGGACGTCAGCTTTTAGCGCCGGCCACCCCGGCGGCGCGGCCGACCCTTTATCAGTGAAGACGGGACCAGAGCGGTCCATGCACGCCTTCCGCGACCTGGAGACCGCCGCGTACTGCGCCCGGAAGCTGTACCACCGCCGCCGCGACGCCGACGTCGAGATACCCGACGTCAGCGACGTCCGGTCACTGGCCTTCCAGTACGAGCACCTGCTGGCCGTCGACGCGGCGCTGCTCGCCGCACCCATCGAGGTCTCGCCCGGCGCGTTCCGCGACCGACTCCGAACGGCGAGCGACGACCTCGATTCGTGGGACGAACTCGCCGACCCGCCGCTGAAGAACGCGTTCCTCGAAGGGAAGGACTGTCGCGGCGTCGCCCACAAGGTGCTGGAAGACCCGCTCGCCCCGTCGCTGGTCTTCGCCGGTCGCCCGCCCGAAGACGGCGTCTGGGAGCCCCAGTCCGTCCGACTCGTCGCCGCCGCCAAGGCGCTCTCCTGGGAACGCGAACGGCAGGTCGACCGCGCCTACGCCGAGTACCCGGCCTACGGCGTCGTTCGCGAGATCGAACTGACGACGCGTCGCACGGGCGACTACCGCCGCGCGCTCCGGACCGCCGAGTCCATCGACGGCCCGCCGCCGCGGACGTCGAACGGCGCCAAGTGCGAACCCTGCGAGTACCGGGAGTCCTGTGGCACGCGAACGCGGTCGCTCAAGAGCATCCTGAAACCGTGATTCCCGGGTGGCTCGGGGTTTCACCGTTCGCACATAAGTCGGCCCCTCCCGTCGGTCGGGCCCGGCCTAGTTACTCCGGAGCCACATCTGGACGGCCGTCACCATCCCACCGTCCCGCAGTATCTCCTCCTCACCGACGTCGACGACCGTGGACTCTGCCCCGAGCGTCTCGCCGCCGTCGAGGACGACCGCCGCCGCCTCGCGAATCTCGTCGTCGAGGTCCGCGACCCGGCGGACGCTCCCCTCGCCGCTGACGTTCGCGCTCGTCGCGGTGAGTGGGCCGGCCGCGGCGAGGAGGTCACGGGCCAGTTCGTGCTCGGGTACCCGGATCCCGACGCGGTCGCGCCCGCCCGTCAGTTCGTCGGGCACCTGGTCGCCCCGCTCGACGACGACGGTGACGGGGCCGGGGAGGAACGCCCGCATGAAGCGCTCCTCGCGCTCGGTGGGGTTGGTGTACTCGAGGGCGGTGTCGACGTCCGGGACGCCGAGTGAGAGCGGGTCGTCGGGGTCCCGGCCCTTCGCCGCGAACACCCGCTCGACAGCGTCGGGATCCAGTGCGTCCGCTCCCAGCCCGTACACCGTCTCCGTCGGGTAGACGACGAGGTCGCCGTCCTCGACGGCTCGTGCGGCGCGTTCGATCTCGGTCATGGCTGGTGGTCGGTCGGGCGATGGAAAAAGCGTGACGGGTCACTCACCACGCGCGGCCCGTTCCTTCCCGTTCTGGAGGGCTTATCCCGCGTACCCTCCTCTCACTGGCAATGAGTCTCGAAGCCGTCTTCAACGAGATCCCGTTCGTCGAGTCGCTGGGCATCGAGGTGACCGAGGCCGCCAATGGCCACGCCGAGGGGCGACTCCCGCTCCGGGAGGAACACACCACTAATCCGCACGGCGGCGTCGCCCACGGCGGCGTCACCTACTCGCTGGCCGACACCGTCGGCGGCGCGGCCGTCGTCTCGCTCACCGGTGACGTCGCGCCGACCGTGGACATGCGCATCGACTACCTCGCGCCGGCGACGGCCGACCTGACCGCGACGGCCGACGTCGTCCGCAACGGCGGGAGCGTGGCCGTCGTGAACGTCGAGGTGCACGATGCGGACGACCACCACGTCGCCACGGCTCGCGGCGTGTACAAGACCGGCGGACAGAACGGGGAGTCACCGTGGACCGAGGACGCTGACAGCGAGGCCGACGTCGCCGACGGTGACGGCGGCGGCGGTGCGGACGACGGGATGGACGACGACCGCTAGCTGGCGTCGCTGTTGACGAACGCCATCCCCTCGCGGACCGAGTCGTTCCGGCCAAGCAGCGTCAGCATGTCCCCGCGCTCGACGACGAAGTCGGCGGTCGGGACGTCGGTCTCCCCGTCGCGGGTGATGAGTGCGATGAGGCAGGCGTCCGGAAGCATCGGGCCGACCTCGCTGACGGGCTTGCCGACGATGTCGTCGTTGGTCACCTCGACCTCCTGGACGTCGCCGACGCGGCCGACGTCGGTCATCCAGTGGGCGATGGCGGGCCGTTCGATCTGGTTGTCGATAGCCCAGGCCGTCGCCATGGACGAGGAGATAGTCCGGACCCCGAGGTCCTCGAAGGCGTCGACGTTGTCGGGGTTGTTCGCCCGCGCGATGACCCGCTCGACGTCGAACTTCGACTTGGCAAGCTGGGCGACCAGCAGGTTGGCGTCGTCGTCCCCGGTGGCGGCGACGACGGTCTTGGCGTTCTCGGCGCCCGACGACCGGAGCACCTCGGTGTCGGTGCCGTCGCCCTGGTGCACCGTGTACCCCTCGTTCCGGGCTCTCTCTACCACTCGGTCCCGCTCTTCGACGATGACCACGTTCTCGCCGCGGTCTTCGAGGCGTTCGGCGAGCGATCGGCCCACCTTGCCGCCTCCGACGATGATGACTCTCATTGGTATCACTTCGAGGTATTCGGCGATCTTCCGCGCGAGGCCGCCCTGGAAGACGGCGGTCAGCAAGATCGCCAGGAAGACGGTCCCCAGCAGGACGTCGGCCTGCGTCTCCAGGCCCTCCGCCCTGAGTTCGACGGCGAACAGCGTCGCGACGGAGGCGGGGATGATCCCCCGCGGGCCGACGAACGACATGAAGAGGCGCTCGCCCGTCGAGAACCGGTCGCCGGCCGTCGAGAGCAACACGAGCGCCGGGCGGACGACCAGCGCGATGAGGCCGACGACCAGCAACCCCTCGAACCCGACCACCTCCAGGGTGCGGATGCTGACGAGCGACGCGAGCGCGATGAAGACGAACGAGAGCACGAGCAACGTCACGTCGCCCTTGAAACTCTCTATGTCGTGTTCGTAGGGGATGTCGGCGTTGCCGAGCAGGAACCCGGCCGTCGCGGCCGCGGCGACGCCGGCCTCCGTCGCCTCGTAGTTGGCGGCCGCGAAGGCGACCAGTGCGCCAGCGAGGACGAGCAACCGGGCGTTGCGCGGGGCGTCACCCGGCGAGAGGTCGACGTACCGCAGCAGGTAGTAGACGAGGCCGGCGACGATGACGCCGAACAGGAGGCCGACGCCCAGGCGCGTCACGAACGCCTGCTCCAGGCTCTCGATGGAGGCCGCCGGGTTGACGCGGTTGAAGAAGACGACGGCCATGATCGCCGCGGACACGTCGTTGACGATCCCCTCCGTCTCCAGGGCCGCCGCGACCCGGTTCCGGACCGGGACGACCCGCAGGATCGGCGTGACGACGGTGGGACCGGTCGCGACCAGCAGCGACCCGATGACCAGCGACAGGTCCCAGGGAACGTCCAGGACGAACTTGACGGCAGCGGCCGTCCCGACGAGCGCGATGACGGCACCTATCGTCACCAGCCGGATGGCCGCCGCGGGGGCCTCGCGTATCCGCTCTATCTTCAGGTGAAACGCGCCCTCGAAGACGATGATCGCGACGGCGAACCCGACGATGGTCGGCAGCGCCTCGCCGAACGTCTCCTGGGTGACCAGGTCGAGGCCGGGTTCACCGATGACCAGCCCCACGACGATGTAGAAGATGATCGCGGGCACCTGAAGCCGGTCTGCCAGTATCTGGGCGACGACCCCGATGGCGATGATCCCGGCCACGAGCAACAACAGCGTCGACTCGGCCATCTTCACTACGCTCTTCCAGTCTCTCCCGTATAAAACCCGTCTGACCGCGTCGGTGACCGGGCCGCTCTCAGGACTCCCTGCGGTCCAGATACGTCAACACGCCGCGGACGTTCATCCCCACCTCGGCGGCCGACTTCTCCTCGCCCCAGATGTCGGGCGTGTCGACCGTCTCCCTGAACCGCTCGATGACGGCGTCGTCGTCACCCAGTTCGTCGCGGGCCGACTCGACGTCGGCCACCCACGCGGACAGAATCTCGGCGTAGGTGTCGAGGCGACCGGCCGTCCGTGCCGGTCCGAAGTGGCCGTACAGCAGCCATTCGGGGTCGATCGCTTCGAGCGTCTCGACGTCGTCCAGCGCCCGTTCCAGGTCGAAGTTCGACGGCGGGCTCGTGACGTGGACCTCGTCGGTCGACGGGCTGTAGATGCCCGCCGCATCGGCCGTGAACACCCCGTCGATTTCGGGGTCGTGAAAGACGACCTGGTGGGGCGCGTGCCCCGGCGCGTGGTGGACCGCCAGCGCGTGGTCGCCCAGTTCGATCCGGTCGCCGTCCTCGATCTCGACGATCCAGTCCTCCGGCACGGGCTCGGGTTCGACGTAGTACTGGATCTGGTCGCCGACCGCCGCCTTCGTCCCCTCCCAGAGCCGCTCGGGGTCGACGAGGTGGCGCGCACCGCTCTCGTGGACGTACACCGCCGCGTCCTCGAACTCCTCGACCAGGAACCCCGCCCCGCCCGCGTGGTCGAGGTGAACGTGGGTCGCCGCGATGACCTCGACGTCCTCCGGGTCGATCCCCGCCGCCTCGACGGCGTCGAGCACGCGCTCGTAGTTCGTCCCCAGGCCCGTGTCGACCACGGCGGGACGCTCGGCGTCGATCACGTACACCGAGCCGTACTCCTCGACGCCGTACATCCCGGTGTCGACGTACCACAGGTCCTCGTGCACCTCGCTCGCGTGCGTGACGTCCCCGATTGCCATGTCTGCACTCCCGGGTGGCCGCTGGTTAAGCGTTGGTGTCGGCGGGCCGTCCGGTGAACGGTCACGTGGTTCTCAATCGTGCTGACGTGAGTGCTGCTGTGCAGTCGACGGGGTTATACTGTAAATTTCCCACCATCGGCGAAAGCAAAGTTAGCGTCCAAAGTTTGGATCAGCCGTCGAGGACCCACAGTCGGCAGGGCCGGCCGGCGGGAGATCCAAAGAAAATGGCGAAAGTTTGGATATTGCCTCCGTCAGATCAAAGTAGATCGAATTGGACCCCGCCCGATTCAAAGAAAACGACTGAAGTTTTTATTCGGTGGTAGCGGGCAGTGGGCGTTCCACTATGATACGCACGTCATCGCACCGACTTCCCTCTGTACTGCTGTGTCACACGCCGACTCACCATCGACACGTATACGGAGAGCGCCCGAGAATCCCGAGACATGTTGAGCAGGCAGTTCGTCCGGGAGAACCCCGACGTCGTGCGGGACGCCATCGAGCACAAGGGCGTCACCGGCGTCGACCTGGACGAGATCCTCGAGATCGACGAGGAGTGGCGGGAGCTGAAAGCCCACGGCGACGACCTGCGCCACCAGCGCAACGAGGTCTCCAGCCAGATCGGCGAGTACAAGCGCGAGGGCGAGGAGGAGCAGGCCCAGGCGGCCATCGAGCGCTCCTCGGAGATCAAGGAAGAACTCCAGGACGTCGAGGACCGGGCCGACGAACTCGAAGCGGAATTAGAGGAACGACTCCTCGAAATTCCCAACGTCCCTCACGACTCCGTCCCCGTCGGCGAGGACGAGTCGGACAACGTCGAGCGCTATCGCGAGGGGTTCGACGACCTCCGGGACCTCCCCGACGAGGTCGTGCCCCACTACGACCTGGGCGAGGAACTGGACATCCTGGACTTCGAGCGCGGCGCCAAGGTCACCGGCGGCGGGTTCCAGTTCGTCAAGGGCGACGGCGCGCGCCTGGAACGGGCCCTCATCCAGTTCATGCTCGACGTCCACCGCGAGCAGGAGTACGTCGAGGTCTCCCCGCCCATCCCGGTCAACAGCGCGTCGATGAGCGGGACGGGCCAGCTTCCCAAGTTCGACGAGGACGCATACCGCGTCGGCGCTCGCCACGGCGACGACTACGACGACGACGACCTGTGGCTGCTCCCGACGGCGGAGGTGCCGGTCACCAACATGTACCGCGACGAGATTCTGCTGGACGACGACCTGCCGGTCAAACACCAGGCCTTCAGCCCGAACTTCCGCCGCGAGGCCGG contains the following coding sequences:
- a CDS encoding cation:proton antiporter domain-containing protein; protein product: MAESTLLLLVAGIIAIGVVAQILADRLQVPAIIFYIVVGLVIGEPGLDLVTQETFGEALPTIVGFAVAIIVFEGAFHLKIERIREAPAAAIRLVTIGAVIALVGTAAAVKFVLDVPWDLSLVIGSLLVATGPTVVTPILRVVPVRNRVAAALETEGIVNDVSAAIMAVVFFNRVNPAASIESLEQAFVTRLGVGLLFGVIVAGLVYYLLRYVDLSPGDAPRNARLLVLAGALVAFAAANYEATEAGVAAAATAGFLLGNADIPYEHDIESFKGDVTLLVLSFVFIALASLVSIRTLEVVGFEGLLVVGLIALVVRPALVLLSTAGDRFSTGERLFMSFVGPRGIIPASVATLFAVELRAEGLETQADVLLGTVFLAILLTAVFQGGLARKIAEYLEVIPMRVIIVGGGKVGRSLAERLEDRGENVVIVEERDRVVERARNEGYTVHQGDGTDTEVLRSSGAENAKTVVAATGDDDANLLVAQLAKSKFDVERVIARANNPDNVDAFEDLGVRTISSSMATAWAIDNQIERPAIAHWMTDVGRVGDVQEVEVTNDDIVGKPVSEVGPMLPDACLIALITRDGETDVPTADFVVERGDMLTLLGRNDSVREGMAFVNSDAS
- a CDS encoding MBL fold metallo-hydrolase, whose translation is MAIGDVTHASEVHEDLWYVDTGMYGVEEYGSVYVIDAERPAVVDTGLGTNYERVLDAVEAAGIDPEDVEVIAATHVHLDHAGGAGFLVEEFEDAAVYVHESGARHLVDPERLWEGTKAAVGDQIQYYVEPEPVPEDWIVEIEDGDRIELGDHALAVHHAPGHAPHQVVFHDPEIDGVFTADAAGIYSPSTDEVHVTSPPSNFDLERALDDVETLEAIDPEWLLYGHFGPARTAGRLDTYAEILSAWVADVESARDELGDDDAVIERFRETVDTPDIWGEEKSAAEVGMNVRGVLTYLDRRES
- the serS gene encoding serine--tRNA ligase, whose translation is MLSRQFVRENPDVVRDAIEHKGVTGVDLDEILEIDEEWRELKAHGDDLRHQRNEVSSQIGEYKREGEEEQAQAAIERSSEIKEELQDVEDRADELEAELEERLLEIPNVPHDSVPVGEDESDNVERYREGFDDLRDLPDEVVPHYDLGEELDILDFERGAKVTGGGFQFVKGDGARLERALIQFMLDVHREQEYVEVSPPIPVNSASMSGTGQLPKFDEDAYRVGARHGDDYDDDDLWLLPTAEVPVTNMYRDEILLDDDLPVKHQAFSPNFRREAGEHGTETRGYVRVHQFNKVELVNFVRPEESYDRLEGLLDEATEVLDRLELPYRVLDMCTGDMGFTQAKKYDVEVWAPGDDMDEGPAEGGRWLEVSSVSNFEEFQARRAGIHYRPERHESAEYLHTLNGSGVAAPRVIVAILEYYQNPDGTVDVPEALQPYMGGQEVIEGHDPIGETAVGEGDGE